In one window of Eubalaena glacialis isolate mEubGla1 chromosome 13, mEubGla1.1.hap2.+ XY, whole genome shotgun sequence DNA:
- the VASN gene encoding vasorin gives MRSKTPPPLLLSLLLLLPALEPRVQGCPSGCQCNQPQTVFCTARQGTTVPLDVPPDTVGLYVFENGITTLDAGSFAGLPGLQLLDLSQNQIASLPGGVFQPLVNLSNLDLTANRLREITNETFRGLRRLERLYLGKNRIRHIQPGAFDALDHLLELKLQDNELRALPPLRLPRLLLLDLSHNSLPALEPGILDTANVEALRLAGLGLQRLDEGLFGRLRNLHDLDVADNQLELVPPAIWGLRGLTRLRLAGNTRIAQLRPEDLAGLAALQELDLSNLSLQALPHELSVLFPRLRLLAAARNPFNCVCPLSWFGPWVRESRVALASPEETRCHFPPKNAGRLLLDLDYADFGCPATTTTATVPTMRPTVWAPTAPPSSMAPTWLSPTEPTTEALSRPPPAPPTMGPAPQPRDCPASICLSGGTCHLGARGHLECLCPEGFTGLYCESRVRPGPRPSPAPATMRPPQPLPLGIEPASPTSLRVGLQRYLQGSTVQLRSLRLTYRNLSGPDKRPVTLRLPASLAEYTVTQLRPNATYSICVRPLGAGRVPESEEACGEARTPPAVRSNHAPVTQAQEGNLPLLIAPALAAVLLAVLAAVGAAFCVRRGRAAAAVAQGKGQVGPGAGPLELEGVKAPLEPGPKATEGGGEAPPGGPECEVPLMGYSGPGPQGPLPAKPYI, from the coding sequence ATGCGCTCCAAGACACCCCCGCCCCTGTTGCtgtcgctgctgctgctgctgccggccCTGGAGCCCAGGGTGCAGGGCTGCCCATCCGGCTGCCAGTGCAACCAGCCACAGACAGTCTTCTGCACCGCCCGCCAGGGGACCACCGTGCCTCTCGACGTGCCGCCCGACACGGTGGGCCTGTACGTCTTTGAGAACGGCATCACCACACTCGACGCGGGCAGCTTTGCCGGCCTGCCGGGCCTGCAGCTCCTGGACCTGTCACAGAACCAGATTGCCAGCCTGCCCGGTGGGGTCTTCCAGCCACTGGTCAACCTCAGCAACCTGGACCTGACTGCCAATAGGCTTCGGGAAATCACCAACGAGACCTTCCGCGGCCTGCGGCGCCTGGAGCGCCTCTACCTGGGCAAGAACCGCATCCGCCACATCCAGCCTGGTGCCTTCGACGCGCTTGACCACCTACTGGAGCTCAAGCTGCAGGACAACGAGCTGCGGGCGCTGCCCCCGCTGCGCCTGCCGCGCCTGCTGCTGCTCGACCTCAGCCACAACAGCCTCCCAGCCCTGGAGCCCGGCATTCTGGACACCGCCAACGTGGAGGCGCTGCGGCTGGCCGGCCTGGGGCTGCAGCGGCTGGACGAGGGGCTCTTTGGCCGCCTGCGCAACCTCCACGACCTGGACGTGGCTGACAACCAGCTGGAGCTCGTGCCGCCCGCCATCTGGGGCCTGCGGGGCCTGACGCGCCTGCGGCTGGCGGGCAACACCCGCATCGCCCAGCTGCGGCCCGAGGACCTGGCCGGCCTGGCAGCCCTGCAGGAGCTGGACCTGAGCAACCTGAGCCTGCAGGCCCTGCCACACGAGCTCTCGGTTCTCTTCCCCCGCCTGCGGCTCCTGGCGGCTGCCCGCAACCCCTTCAACTGCGTGTGCCCCTTGAGCTGGTTCGGCCCCTGGGTGCGGGAGAGCCGCGTGGCGCTGGCCAGCCCCGAGGAGACACGCTGCCACTTTCCACCCAAGAACGCCGGCCGGCTGCTCCTGGACCTTGACTACGCCGACTTTGGCTGCCCGGCCACCACCACCACGGCCACAGTGCCCACCATGAGGCCCACAGTGTGGGCGCCCACAGCCCCACCTTCCAGCATGGCTCCCACCTGGCTCAGCCCCACGGAGCCGACCACTGAAGCCCTGAGCcgaccgccccccgccccgcccaccatgggtcctgccccccagccccggGACTGCCCGGCGTCCATCTGCCTCAGTGGGGGCACCTGCCACCTGGGGGCGCGGGGCCACCTGGAGTGCCTGTGTCCTGAGGGCTTCACGGGCCTGTACTGTGAGAGCCGGGTGAGGCCAGGGCCaaggcccagccctgccccggCCACCATGCggccaccccagcccctgcccctcggCATTGAGCCCgccagccccacctccctgcGGGTGGGACTGCAGCGCTACCTGCAGGGCAGCACCGTGCAGCTCAGGAGCCTCCGCCTCACCTACCGCAACCTGTCGGGTCCCGACAAACGGCCGGTGACGCTGCGGCTGCCCGCCTCACTCGCAGAGTACACGGTCACCCAGCTGCGGCCCAATGCCACCTACTCCATCTGCGTCCGGCCCCTGGGGGCCGGGAGGGTGCCTGAGAGCGAGGAGGCCTGTGGGGAGGCCCGCACGCCCCCGGCAGTCCGCTCCAACCACGCCCCAGTCACCCAGGCCCAAGAGGGCAACCTGCCACTCCTGATTGCGCCCGCCCTGGCCGCCGTGCTCCTGGCCGTGCTGGCTGCCGTGGGGGCGGCCTTCTGTGTgcggcgggggcgggccgcggcaGCTGTGGCTCAGGGCAAAGGGCAGGTGGGGCCAGGGGCCGGGCCCCTGGAGCTGGAGGGGGTGAAGGCCCCCTTGGAGCCAGGCCCCAAGGCGACTGAGGGTGGTGGGGAGGCCCCGCCTGGCGGGCCTGAGTGTGAGGTGCCGCTCATGGGCTACTCGGGGCCCGGCCCCCAGGGGCCCCTCCCAGCTAAGCCCTACATCTAA